One genomic region from Natrarchaeobius halalkaliphilus encodes:
- a CDS encoding ATP-binding protein codes for MTETECVELPSVLKELDTGITIHDPESGAVLNVNSRLEQLYGYSTAELREMTVEDYTAPSTTFTQEKAVHRIRAAANGSPQTFDWKIERANGEYRWVTVQLTRTEIEDVPYVLAEINDVTEYRAREHLLRLLNRVIRHNLRNDMNVLLGYADRVKGAIENEQVEKEIDTILDIATEVGSLSDSLDQIENVVQPDATHREPTNLRNLAQMHAVQAKSEYPSADITVNLNSGVWVSADRSLEHAIENAIENAVEHNDRDPPKVEITTETDPRNGLGIISIADNGPSIPDVEIDVLRDESIVDSTYHGSGVGLWVIKWCVDSLGGELAFEENTPRGNTVRIGLPKIRHESADS; via the coding sequence ATGACAGAAACGGAGTGTGTAGAACTACCGTCCGTTTTGAAAGAACTGGACACCGGTATCACGATACACGATCCGGAATCGGGTGCCGTTCTCAACGTGAACAGTCGGCTGGAACAATTATACGGATATTCCACGGCCGAGCTTCGAGAAATGACCGTCGAAGACTATACGGCCCCATCCACGACGTTCACTCAGGAGAAGGCGGTTCATCGGATTCGAGCAGCCGCAAACGGTTCGCCCCAGACATTCGATTGGAAAATCGAACGCGCAAACGGAGAATATCGGTGGGTCACCGTTCAACTGACACGTACGGAGATCGAAGACGTGCCATACGTCCTCGCTGAGATCAACGACGTTACCGAGTACAGGGCACGTGAACATCTGCTCAGACTGTTGAATCGGGTTATCCGCCACAATCTCAGAAACGATATGAACGTTCTTCTGGGATATGCTGACCGGGTTAAAGGAGCGATCGAAAACGAACAGGTCGAAAAGGAGATCGATACGATTCTGGATATCGCTACAGAGGTCGGCTCATTGAGCGATTCTCTCGACCAGATCGAAAACGTCGTCCAACCGGATGCGACTCATCGAGAGCCGACTAACCTTCGAAATCTCGCACAGATGCACGCCGTACAGGCCAAATCTGAGTACCCGTCTGCTGATATAACGGTCAACCTGAACTCGGGAGTCTGGGTAAGCGCGGATCGAAGCCTCGAGCATGCGATCGAAAACGCAATCGAAAACGCAGTCGAGCACAACGACAGGGATCCACCGAAGGTGGAGATAACGACAGAGACCGACCCCAGGAACGGTCTGGGTATCATTTCTATCGCCGACAACGGACCTTCAATTCCGGACGTTGAAATCGACGTCCTCCGGGATGAGTCGATCGTTGATAGTACGTACCACGGTTCTGGCGTTGGCCTCTGGGTCATCAAGTGGTGCGTCGATTCTCTCGGCGGCGAACTGGCTTTTGAGGAGAACACGCCGAGGGGAAATACCGTCAGAATTGGATTGCCAAAAATCAGACACGAATCTGCCGACTCGTGA
- a CDS encoding YkgJ family cysteine cluster protein, producing MSADVSRRVEVYPGRTVTVEFDPTLTFECVDDCTWCCHHGVLLYDRDLIGLAQRANLAETTTEFRGEKFVTRENKDREDHVSGDGRACAFLRDDGLCTLHLEEDWKPTRCSVFPLGVWLEDDGLHVDIRESAHDHCDGLNVSQRRVIDNLEAFLPELLWELDDPDSNREL from the coding sequence GTGAGCGCTGACGTCTCGCGGCGCGTCGAAGTCTATCCCGGTCGAACGGTCACCGTCGAGTTCGACCCGACCCTCACGTTCGAGTGCGTCGACGACTGTACCTGGTGTTGTCACCACGGGGTCTTGCTCTACGATCGGGATCTGATCGGACTCGCACAGCGAGCCAATCTCGCGGAGACGACCACGGAGTTCCGCGGCGAGAAGTTCGTCACTCGCGAGAACAAAGACCGAGAGGATCACGTCTCCGGGGACGGCCGTGCCTGTGCCTTCCTTCGCGATGACGGCCTCTGTACGCTCCACCTCGAGGAGGACTGGAAACCAACCCGGTGTTCGGTCTTTCCCCTCGGGGTCTGGCTCGAGGACGACGGTCTTCACGTCGATATCCGGGAGTCCGCACACGACCACTGCGACGGGTTGAACGTCAGCCAGCGGCGCGTGATCGACAATCTCGAGGCGTTTTTGCCCGAGTTACTCTGGGAGCTCGACGACCCCGACTCGAACCGGGAACTCTAG
- a CDS encoding translation initiation factor eIF-1A — MTEESGRRNLRMPNSDEVFAVVTEHLGGNHVRLRCQDGEERLGRIPGRMKYRTWIEQDDIVVAEPWDWQDEKATIEWRYTGQDADQLRREGHID, encoded by the coding sequence GTGACAGAAGAATCCGGGCGGCGGAACCTCCGCATGCCCAACAGCGATGAAGTATTCGCCGTCGTAACCGAACACCTCGGTGGCAACCACGTCCGCCTCCGCTGTCAGGACGGCGAGGAGCGGCTCGGCCGAATCCCCGGCCGAATGAAATACCGAACCTGGATCGAGCAAGACGACATCGTCGTCGCTGAACCCTGGGATTGGCAGGACGAAAAGGCCACGATCGAGTGGCGCTACACCGGTCAGGACGCGGATCAGCTCCGACGCGAAGGCCACATCGACTGA
- a CDS encoding DUF2339 domain-containing protein: MNDDDLRREVERLRQEVDALHRRLEALEDSSAGDEPTRESEALRQSETRSATPAEKSDSVAETPSETPERPTESTEPSDDSDWESAVGIRWLGLVGALAVVVGVVFFVRLAIEIGLLGPGGRIAVGTLAGLSLFGGGRYAASRRGYVRWGRIAAGTGLAVAYFSIYAAYGFEGYRDAIGTPLWAVLVALTLLVAVTAALSIRDRTPLVAGEAFLLGYVTATISMDAATVVVTPIYALVLAAGLVAIATIRPWSRLVVSSAFASYGVVLLWLANLEPPAAAVGAVGATAFVLYQIGGLVLRSSGGGPTASGHDDTAESAERRGADVTFDRTYRARLVVLTVANAAFAAFLLEIAVRDAVLSFAADGTGTIAVAVALAGTYALTNRGGIPVDAAAAAGSVVFLAAGLGLAVGTFATTVGALAVIVAAVVLSEAVDTPAFRIGGHVVAGGLLVKLLAVDASELASFDASEPLATLTGRPVAFALAVGTFYALAWWFSRTDSLLEAERASDDRAVVPAAYAAVATGLGVLVLGLELSGVGTSIAWVLFGLVLLGIGFATDGRGIRLLGICVFGLATVKVFLFDTRGLDTVARTLSFLVLGAVLLATSYAYARFQSDLEIDLPSSERGDE, translated from the coding sequence ATGAACGACGATGATCTCCGTCGTGAAGTCGAGCGGCTTCGTCAGGAGGTCGACGCCCTCCACCGTCGACTCGAGGCGCTCGAAGACTCGAGCGCTGGCGATGAGCCAACGAGAGAAAGCGAGGCACTGAGACAGTCGGAGACGCGATCCGCGACACCCGCGGAAAAATCGGATTCGGTGGCCGAAACGCCGTCGGAGACGCCCGAGAGACCGACCGAATCCACCGAGCCATCGGACGACAGCGACTGGGAGTCGGCCGTCGGGATTCGATGGCTTGGGCTCGTGGGCGCGCTCGCGGTCGTCGTCGGCGTCGTGTTCTTCGTCCGGCTCGCGATCGAAATCGGACTGCTCGGACCCGGTGGACGAATCGCCGTCGGGACGCTCGCCGGGCTCTCGCTGTTCGGCGGGGGCCGGTACGCCGCCAGCCGGCGAGGGTACGTTCGCTGGGGACGCATCGCCGCCGGAACCGGGCTCGCAGTCGCCTACTTTAGCATCTACGCGGCGTACGGCTTCGAAGGGTATCGAGACGCCATCGGGACACCGCTGTGGGCCGTCCTCGTCGCACTGACGCTGCTCGTCGCCGTCACGGCTGCCCTCTCGATCCGGGACCGTACGCCGCTCGTCGCCGGCGAGGCGTTCCTCCTCGGCTATGTCACCGCCACGATAAGCATGGACGCCGCGACGGTCGTCGTGACCCCGATCTACGCCCTCGTGCTCGCTGCGGGTCTCGTCGCCATCGCGACGATCCGCCCGTGGAGCCGGCTGGTCGTCTCGAGCGCGTTCGCCTCCTACGGCGTCGTTTTGCTGTGGCTCGCCAACCTCGAGCCACCCGCCGCGGCGGTCGGTGCGGTCGGTGCCACCGCGTTCGTGCTCTACCAGATCGGCGGACTCGTCCTCCGATCGAGCGGTGGCGGGCCCACCGCTTCGGGGCACGACGACACCGCCGAAAGCGCCGAGCGGAGGGGGGCCGACGTCACGTTCGATCGAACGTATCGCGCCCGGCTAGTCGTTCTGACGGTCGCGAACGCGGCTTTCGCGGCGTTTCTGCTCGAGATCGCCGTTCGTGACGCCGTTCTCTCGTTCGCGGCCGATGGGACGGGGACGATCGCTGTCGCCGTAGCGCTCGCCGGAACGTACGCATTGACGAACCGAGGGGGGATTCCGGTCGACGCGGCGGCGGCCGCCGGTTCGGTGGTCTTTCTCGCAGCCGGACTCGGGCTCGCCGTCGGGACGTTCGCGACGACCGTCGGCGCGCTGGCGGTGATCGTCGCCGCGGTCGTCCTCTCGGAGGCCGTCGATACCCCGGCGTTTCGGATCGGTGGCCACGTCGTCGCCGGTGGGCTCCTCGTGAAACTGCTCGCCGTCGACGCGAGCGAGCTTGCGTCGTTCGACGCGTCCGAACCGCTGGCGACGCTGACCGGGCGTCCCGTCGCGTTCGCGCTCGCGGTCGGAACGTTCTACGCGCTCGCGTGGTGGTTCTCGAGAACGGACTCGCTGCTCGAGGCCGAGCGCGCCTCCGACGATCGGGCGGTGGTTCCCGCGGCTTACGCCGCCGTCGCGACCGGTCTTGGCGTCCTCGTTCTCGGACTCGAGCTCTCGGGAGTCGGCACCTCGATCGCCTGGGTGCTGTTCGGACTCGTCCTGCTGGGGATCGGGTTCGCCACGGACGGTCGGGGTATCCGGCTGCTCGGAATCTGCGTGTTCGGGCTCGCGACCGTCAAAGTGTTCCTGTTCGATACGCGCGGCCTCGACACCGTCGCCAGGACGCTGTCGTTTCTCGTTCTCGGAGCCGTCCTGCTCGCCACCTCTTATGCCTATGCGAGGTTTCAGAGCGATCTCGAGATCGATCTTCCGTCGTCCGAACGCGGCGACGAGTAG
- a CDS encoding MutS-related protein, with protein MDLESIPGVGEKTARALADLDEPERALRTGDVAAIASAPGLSQGRAARIARGAIRREHDDPGGFLATDRAREVYRTVLSLLTDRTVTDYAAQRLETIYPSPTRSRIEEVRAFTDEAIDREPDPDALEALEGVSPLEEPGDVRVRERCLATADAERYSAAREAIPELSVEIVEDAQGLAELARGYSTVIALDESFAGITVEGDVQVRPDALEVSAEIVPERPLSFFARNRDRINAAIEVHRVAAIETDDDCDLDALEEGLSRLEADGTVAGDDELDRLERAVDNLDAAVGTAESVANDHLREAIREEDVTIEGSDLLSLVERGAGIDSLLSRELSDEYDAAIETAREHLIDALSLDAGEADIARRLFVDEPTFPVERDESALSRLREELTAAKERRAGRLKREVAADLADRRATARRLVRDALELDVELAIARFADDFACSMPEFVWGDADEPDSEEIAGVAGESVGFEIDTGRSPLLEEPLEAIDPVDYEVRGVALLSGVNSGGKTSTLDLVASVVVLAHMGLPVPADRVRLRRFDDLHYHAKTQGTLDAGAFESTVREFAALADGGEGSLVLVDELESITEPGASAKIIAGILEALSENGATAVFVSHLADEIREMADYDVTVDGIEAVGLVDGELEVNRSPVKDHLARSTPELIVEKLATDAVAANGGEAPGESAPQFYDRLLEKFE; from the coding sequence ATGGACCTCGAGTCGATCCCTGGCGTCGGAGAAAAGACCGCCCGGGCGCTGGCCGATCTCGACGAGCCCGAACGAGCGCTGCGGACGGGCGATGTGGCGGCAATCGCGAGCGCGCCGGGACTCAGCCAGGGGCGCGCTGCGCGAATCGCGCGCGGGGCGATCCGCCGCGAGCACGACGACCCCGGCGGCTTTCTCGCGACCGATCGCGCTCGAGAGGTCTATCGCACCGTCCTCTCGCTGCTCACCGACCGAACGGTCACCGACTACGCGGCCCAGCGACTCGAGACGATCTATCCGAGTCCGACGCGCTCTCGCATCGAGGAGGTCCGGGCGTTCACCGACGAGGCGATCGATCGCGAGCCCGATCCAGACGCTCTCGAGGCGCTCGAGGGGGTTTCTCCGCTCGAGGAACCGGGAGACGTTCGCGTCCGAGAGCGGTGTCTGGCGACGGCCGACGCCGAGCGGTACTCGGCCGCGCGCGAGGCGATCCCGGAGCTGTCGGTCGAAATCGTCGAGGACGCACAGGGGCTTGCAGAACTCGCTCGCGGCTATTCGACGGTGATCGCGCTCGACGAATCGTTCGCCGGCATCACTGTCGAGGGCGACGTACAGGTCAGACCCGATGCGCTCGAGGTATCCGCGGAGATCGTTCCCGAACGACCGCTTTCGTTTTTCGCCCGGAACAGAGACCGGATCAACGCGGCGATCGAAGTCCACCGAGTCGCAGCCATAGAGACCGACGACGACTGCGATCTCGACGCGCTCGAGGAGGGACTCAGCCGGCTCGAAGCCGACGGAACGGTCGCGGGTGACGACGAACTCGATCGCCTCGAGAGGGCGGTCGACAATCTCGATGCGGCGGTCGGAACGGCCGAGAGCGTCGCCAACGATCACCTCCGGGAGGCGATCCGAGAAGAGGACGTAACGATCGAGGGATCGGACCTGCTCTCGCTGGTCGAACGCGGTGCGGGTATCGATTCGCTCCTGTCGCGAGAGCTTTCCGACGAGTACGACGCGGCGATCGAAACGGCTCGCGAGCACCTGATCGATGCGTTGTCGCTCGATGCGGGCGAAGCCGACATCGCCCGCCGACTCTTCGTCGACGAACCGACGTTCCCGGTCGAACGCGACGAGAGCGCCCTGAGCCGGCTCCGCGAGGAACTAACCGCGGCGAAAGAGCGCCGCGCCGGCCGACTCAAACGCGAAGTAGCGGCTGATCTCGCTGATCGACGTGCGACCGCCCGGCGGCTCGTTCGTGACGCCCTGGAGCTCGACGTCGAACTCGCGATCGCCCGGTTTGCCGACGACTTCGCGTGTTCGATGCCCGAGTTCGTCTGGGGCGACGCCGACGAACCCGATAGCGAAGAAATCGCCGGAGTCGCTGGCGAATCGGTCGGCTTCGAGATCGACACCGGGCGCTCACCGCTTCTCGAGGAGCCGCTCGAGGCGATCGATCCGGTCGACTACGAAGTCCGTGGCGTCGCCCTGCTATCGGGCGTCAACAGCGGTGGAAAGACCTCGACGCTCGATCTGGTCGCGAGCGTGGTCGTACTCGCTCACATGGGGCTTCCGGTCCCCGCCGATCGGGTCCGGCTTCGCCGGTTCGACGACCTGCACTATCACGCAAAAACCCAGGGGACGCTCGACGCGGGTGCGTTCGAATCCACCGTCCGGGAGTTCGCCGCCCTCGCGGACGGTGGCGAAGGATCGCTCGTCCTCGTCGACGAACTCGAGAGCATCACCGAGCCCGGTGCGTCAGCCAAGATTATCGCGGGGATTCTCGAGGCGCTGTCGGAAAACGGCGCGACTGCGGTGTTCGTCTCGCACCTGGCAGACGAGATCCGCGAGATGGCCGACTACGACGTCACCGTCGACGGTATCGAGGCCGTCGGTCTGGTCGACGGGGAACTCGAGGTGAACCGTTCGCCGGTCAAAGACCACCTCGCGCGATCGACGCCGGAGCTCATCGTCGAGAAGCTGGCGACCGACGCCGTCGCGGCGAACGGCGGCGAGGCCCCCGGCGAGTCCGCACCGCAGTTTTACGACCGGTTGCTCGAGAAGTTCGAGTGA